ACACCGGCTCCCTGGTCGCCGGGGCCGCGTTGCAATGGGCCGGGCCGGACTGCGAGATCGCGGATTCCAAAGGCATGGACCTGAGCGAAGTGCGCGCCTGGTTGCTCGAGCGCCTTGGCCAGCATCAGACCGTCGTGCGTCTGCAGACCGGTGACCCGACCCTCTACGGCGTCATCCCCGAGCTCGCGCGACCGCTTGATGCCGCCGGCATCGAGATCGGCATCGTGCCGGGCGTTTCCTCGGCCATGGCCGCCGCAGCAGCAGCCGGCGAGAGCCTGACGCTGCCGGAAGTCACCCAAAGCGTGATCTTCACCCGCCTGGCCAGCCGCACACCCATGCCAGCGTCTGAATCCTTTGCCGATCTGGCTCGGCATGGCTGCACCCTGTGCATTTTCCTGTCCATCGACCGCATCGAAGAAGTGGTTGCCGAGCTGCGCCGCGCCGGCTGGGCGGAAGACGCGCCCGTGGTGGTCGCGCACAAGGTCAGCTGGCCGGATGAAGAACGCATCCTGCGCGGCACCCTGGCCGACATCGCCGCCGAATGCCGCGCCGCCGGTATTGATCGTCAGGCCCTGATCCTGGTCAGCCCGGCGCTGGGCGCGCGCGACCGGGCTGGGGATGACCGGGTTTCCAAGCTCTATGATGCCGCCTTTCCGCGGCGTTTCCGCCAAAACAGGCTCTCGCGCTAAAGCATCTCTGAAATACCGAACTTTTTCTCCCCGCCCTGGGCCGTATCCAGTTTGGGCTGGTTCTTTTTAAACAACAGCGGGAAGACCACCACCAGGGTGGCGAGCAGCAGGATGATTTCCAGGTAATAGACCACACCATAGCTGAACGCGGGGCCGGACATGTCCGAACCGATCCAGCCCTCCTCGACCATGAAACTCGCGATATCGCGAATGGTGCCGCCGAGGAAAATAGCCCCGCCTTGAGCTGTGGCCTGGACCGCGCCCCAGGCGCCAAGCGCAAGGCCGCTGTGGCCGCCGTGCGCCAGACCCATGGCCGCGGTCAGGGTGCCGACGGCGAACAGACCGCCGCCGAAGCCGATCAACCAGGCGCCGGTGCGGAATAGCCAAGGCATGTCGAGCGTGCCAGCAACAATCACGGCCACGAAGGCGAAGACACCCAGCGCCGCGCCAACCATGGCGAACCGGTTAGGATCGCCGCCACGGGTCAGCAACCAGCCGGCCAGCGAGAAGGCGATCAGGGTGCCGCCAGCCCAGATGGCGGTCAGCAGGGTGGTCTGGGAGACCGTCAGGCCCAGCACCTCGCCGCCGTAGGGCTCGAGCAGGATATCCTGCATGCTGAACGCGGCAGTGCCCAAGCCGACGGCGATAAGCAGCCGCGCGGCGTAGCGGTCTTCGACAAAGGCCTTCCAGCTCGAGGAGAACTTGGGCGC
Above is a genomic segment from Thiorhodovibrio litoralis containing:
- the cobM gene encoding precorrin-4 C(11)-methyltransferase codes for the protein MGKLWFIGAGPGAADLLTVRATRLLGEAGAVLYTGSLVAGAALQWAGPDCEIADSKGMDLSEVRAWLLERLGQHQTVVRLQTGDPTLYGVIPELARPLDAAGIEIGIVPGVSSAMAAAAAAGESLTLPEVTQSVIFTRLASRTPMPASESFADLARHGCTLCIFLSIDRIEEVVAELRRAGWAEDAPVVVAHKVSWPDEERILRGTLADIAAECRAAGIDRQALILVSPALGARDRAGDDRVSKLYDAAFPRRFRQNRLSR
- a CDS encoding BCD family MFS transporter, which gives rise to MQLLIRFLPFADAATDDLPLPRLLRLSLFQISVGAAIVLLNGTLNRVMVVELGMPVWLVSLMVALPLVFAPLRALIGHRSDYHHSAFGLRRVPYIWWGTLLQFGGFAFMPFALLLMSAEGNNMAILGYIAAAAAFLLVGAGLHTTQTAGLALATDLAPKDTRPRVVALLYVTLLVGMLLSAVIYGLLLRDFTQVKLIQVIQGTAGLTIFLNLTALWRQEAIDSKRAASRIRAPKFSSSWKAFVEDRYAARLLIAVGLGTAAFSMQDILLEPYGGEVLGLTVSQTTLLTAIWAGGTLIAFSLAGWLLTRGGDPNRFAMVGAALGVFAFVAVIVAGTLDMPWLFRTGAWLIGFGGGLFAVGTLTAAMGLAHGGHSGLALGAWGAVQATAQGGAIFLGGTIRDIASFMVEEGWIGSDMSGPAFSYGVVYYLEIILLLATLVVVFPLLFKKNQPKLDTAQGGEKKFGISEML